One segment of Microbacterium arborescens DNA contains the following:
- a CDS encoding FtsK/SpoIIIE domain-containing protein, with the protein MRLKLIVRDQQGDRDVVVTCDATATVGDVAAALAGQADGQRRSQPLTLWAHAPGAPDAQTLNPLLSLHDSGLRSGTSVALVEPRTAPPSEADARATLAVTDGPDAGLTVRLGSGVSFVGRDRAAHVRLRDPLVSRRHASVTVSGRSVVVSDLNSANGVEVDGERVDRAVLLHRSQVRIGSTRFRVDPVSTASGAEATREFSRSPRVVEPWRAPEFEAPMLPSVGERPPLPWIGIAAPIIAGAALFAITQNPLMLLFIALSPILMLGMWVDQVFRRRKQKKEQSARFRTGLASLETDLSEHAAAEHAARLAESPSVSDIAEAVSTRSPLVWTRVPEHGAFLSVRFGRGTLPSRVSVTMPSRDLGATDEWHELKRMVDRFGNLEGVPVAERFRDAGAIGVAGPDQFAGDAARALLLQIAGLHSPADVAVCAFAAGDAAAEWSWVKWLPHTDGPHNPLPTPLAADLPASTRLLSDLEELIQQRTLARGGAAQVRSHISAETPGAPGLWEPVEREPLTPAVVVFIAGDPAVDRGRLVQVAHDGPDVGVYTVWLAGDVSHLPVVCRTYIAARAAQATVSFVRHGAEVALTHIELVDPPQAERVARALAPLEDDGAPVLDESDLPSAVSLVELFDDDIAGDPHAVAGRWDKNDSLMVRWIPGVPREAGGLGALVGQGATAPLRIDLRRDGPHALVGGTTGSGKSEFLQTWILGMAVEHSPDRLTFLLVDYKGGSAFGDCVTLPHTVGLVTDLTPHLVKRALISLRSELKRREEILAAKGAKDLVTLEERGDHDAPPSLVIVIDEFAALVTEVPEFVDGVIDIAQRGRSLGLHLVMATQRPAGVIKESLRANTNLRVALRVADEADSQDVLGIDRAAHFDPGTPGRAAAKLGAGRVIDFQTAYVGGRADHRDAAEVEIRDLPFAPAAAWPRPAAAAAPTSGERDIERLAASIGAASAQLAIAAPRRPWLDALPDAVDLADLRASGDGLAIGMQDEPEHQTQTPFVVDLDAVGNLVVFGTGGVGKTTLLRTLTIAASVGRAPAWVYAIDSVGGALSSLSALPNVGAVIALSDAERVTRLLTQLQEWVNERSRLFATANAATLSAYNRTAANPLPRIIVLIDGMAAFRSEYEFRDAGRLFDGFTGLLTNGRQVGIHFVLTADRQAAIPQSILASLQERIVLRLAADVEYDLMGVPRDALTDAPAGRGYARGREVQIATPGGTADLAAHTQALTDLAREITTTATPVRRLDETIPWASLPATVDGSPTLGVADDTLEPVGITDGLFVVSGPFQSGRTTAMRTIIHAVTATSPPLPAYLLSARPGDLAHATAWTAAGTDVDDADDLANRLAMDLQSGAVPEALIVIESSPEFEATAAEGSIARLLKTARRAPGIRVVVETDTVTAGAAWQIFTELKTARGGIVLQPEETDGAGIFRVPFPRSTRAEFPVGRGFLVTSGRVRRVHVALPPR; encoded by the coding sequence GTGCGACTGAAGTTGATTGTCCGTGATCAGCAGGGGGACCGTGACGTCGTCGTCACGTGCGACGCGACGGCGACGGTGGGAGATGTCGCAGCCGCCCTCGCGGGCCAGGCGGATGGCCAGCGTCGGTCTCAGCCGCTGACGCTTTGGGCCCATGCACCCGGCGCCCCGGACGCTCAGACGCTGAACCCGCTGTTGTCGCTGCACGATTCGGGGCTGCGTTCCGGAACGAGCGTTGCGCTCGTCGAGCCGCGGACCGCGCCGCCGTCCGAAGCCGACGCGCGGGCCACGCTCGCCGTCACCGACGGGCCAGACGCCGGCCTGACGGTTCGCCTCGGCTCGGGCGTGAGCTTCGTCGGCCGTGATCGCGCCGCTCACGTGCGACTGCGCGATCCACTCGTGTCGCGACGGCACGCGAGCGTGACCGTGTCGGGGAGGTCCGTCGTCGTCTCGGATCTGAACTCCGCCAACGGCGTGGAGGTCGACGGCGAACGCGTCGACCGCGCCGTCCTGCTGCACCGGTCTCAGGTGCGCATCGGGTCGACGAGGTTCCGCGTCGACCCGGTATCCACGGCGAGCGGCGCCGAAGCGACGCGAGAGTTCTCGCGATCTCCCCGTGTCGTGGAGCCCTGGCGAGCACCCGAGTTCGAAGCTCCCATGCTGCCGTCGGTCGGCGAGCGTCCCCCGTTGCCGTGGATCGGCATCGCGGCACCGATCATCGCGGGCGCCGCCTTGTTCGCCATCACTCAGAATCCGCTGATGCTGCTGTTCATCGCTCTGTCTCCGATCCTCATGCTCGGCATGTGGGTGGATCAGGTGTTCCGACGCCGGAAGCAGAAGAAGGAGCAGAGCGCCCGGTTCCGTACCGGTCTCGCGTCTCTGGAAACCGATCTGAGCGAGCATGCGGCAGCGGAGCACGCCGCACGATTGGCGGAGTCGCCGTCGGTGAGTGACATCGCCGAGGCGGTCTCGACCCGGTCGCCGCTCGTCTGGACGCGCGTCCCCGAGCACGGCGCCTTCCTCTCCGTGCGATTCGGGCGCGGAACCCTGCCGTCGCGGGTGTCGGTCACGATGCCCTCGCGCGACCTCGGCGCGACCGACGAGTGGCACGAGCTCAAGCGCATGGTCGACCGCTTCGGGAATCTCGAGGGTGTGCCGGTGGCCGAGCGATTCCGGGATGCGGGAGCCATCGGCGTGGCCGGCCCCGACCAGTTCGCCGGTGATGCCGCGCGGGCGCTCCTGCTGCAGATCGCCGGCCTTCACTCCCCCGCGGATGTCGCGGTGTGCGCGTTCGCCGCGGGAGACGCCGCCGCGGAGTGGTCGTGGGTGAAGTGGCTCCCCCATACCGATGGCCCGCACAATCCCCTTCCCACTCCGCTCGCCGCGGACCTCCCCGCCAGCACGCGACTGCTCTCCGACCTCGAAGAGCTGATCCAACAGCGGACGCTCGCCCGAGGCGGAGCCGCGCAGGTGCGCTCGCACATCTCGGCGGAGACCCCGGGCGCACCGGGGTTGTGGGAGCCGGTGGAGCGCGAACCGCTGACACCCGCGGTGGTGGTCTTCATCGCCGGCGACCCGGCGGTCGACCGGGGGCGGCTCGTGCAGGTCGCGCACGACGGACCGGATGTCGGCGTCTATACGGTGTGGCTGGCCGGCGACGTGAGCCATCTGCCGGTGGTGTGCCGCACCTACATCGCTGCGCGCGCTGCGCAGGCCACGGTGTCGTTCGTGCGTCACGGCGCGGAGGTCGCCCTGACGCATATCGAGCTGGTCGACCCGCCGCAGGCGGAACGGGTGGCTCGCGCTCTCGCACCGCTCGAGGATGACGGCGCGCCGGTGCTGGACGAATCCGATCTCCCCTCCGCCGTGTCGCTCGTAGAGCTCTTCGACGACGACATCGCGGGCGATCCCCACGCCGTCGCGGGGCGGTGGGACAAGAACGACTCGCTCATGGTTCGCTGGATTCCTGGCGTCCCGAGGGAAGCCGGCGGGCTGGGAGCGCTCGTCGGCCAGGGTGCGACCGCGCCGCTGCGTATCGACCTGCGTCGCGATGGTCCCCACGCTCTCGTGGGTGGCACGACCGGCTCGGGAAAGTCCGAGTTCTTGCAGACGTGGATCCTGGGGATGGCCGTCGAGCATTCGCCGGATCGCCTGACCTTCCTCCTCGTCGATTACAAGGGGGGTTCGGCATTCGGCGACTGCGTCACCCTTCCGCATACGGTCGGACTGGTCACCGACCTGACGCCTCACCTGGTCAAACGCGCGTTGATCAGCCTGCGCTCCGAGTTGAAGCGCCGCGAGGAGATCCTGGCGGCCAAGGGAGCGAAAGACCTCGTCACGCTGGAGGAGCGCGGCGACCACGACGCACCTCCATCCCTCGTGATCGTCATCGACGAATTCGCCGCACTGGTGACGGAGGTGCCGGAATTCGTCGACGGGGTGATCGACATCGCACAGCGAGGACGCTCGCTCGGTCTTCACCTCGTGATGGCTACCCAACGACCGGCCGGCGTCATCAAAGAGTCACTGCGCGCCAACACGAATCTCCGTGTCGCCCTGCGCGTGGCGGACGAAGCCGATTCGCAGGACGTGCTCGGCATCGACCGCGCCGCGCACTTCGACCCCGGCACCCCCGGACGCGCCGCGGCGAAGCTCGGCGCCGGACGGGTCATCGACTTCCAGACCGCGTACGTCGGGGGACGCGCCGACCACCGGGATGCCGCAGAGGTGGAGATCCGTGATCTTCCCTTCGCCCCCGCGGCCGCCTGGCCACGACCGGCGGCAGCCGCGGCACCGACATCCGGGGAACGCGACATCGAGCGGCTCGCGGCATCGATCGGCGCCGCATCCGCCCAGCTCGCGATCGCGGCTCCACGCCGTCCCTGGCTGGACGCGCTTCCCGACGCCGTCGACCTCGCCGACCTCCGCGCGTCGGGCGACGGGCTCGCCATCGGGATGCAGGACGAGCCCGAGCATCAGACCCAGACGCCGTTCGTCGTCGACCTGGATGCCGTCGGCAACCTCGTGGTGTTCGGCACCGGCGGCGTCGGCAAGACGACGTTGCTGCGCACCCTCACCATCGCCGCGAGCGTGGGACGCGCCCCGGCGTGGGTCTACGCGATCGACTCCGTCGGCGGCGCACTGTCGAGCCTGTCGGCGCTGCCCAATGTGGGTGCGGTGATCGCACTCTCCGACGCCGAACGCGTCACCCGACTGTTGACCCAGCTCCAGGAGTGGGTGAACGAGCGGTCCCGCCTGTTCGCCACGGCGAATGCGGCCACCCTCTCGGCGTACAACCGCACCGCGGCGAATCCGCTCCCCCGCATCATCGTGCTCATCGACGGAATGGCCGCATTCCGTTCGGAGTACGAGTTCCGCGACGCCGGGCGGCTGTTCGACGGCTTCACCGGACTCCTCACGAACGGACGGCAGGTCGGCATCCATTTCGTCCTCACCGCAGACCGCCAAGCGGCCATCCCGCAGTCGATCCTCGCCTCGCTGCAGGAGCGCATCGTGCTCCGTCTGGCCGCCGATGTCGAATACGACCTGATGGGGGTGCCCCGCGACGCTCTCACCGACGCCCCGGCGGGGCGCGGATACGCGCGCGGGCGGGAGGTTCAGATCGCCACACCCGGCGGAACGGCCGACCTCGCCGCGCACACGCAGGCGCTGACCGACCTGGCGCGAGAGATCACCACGACAGCCACGCCGGTCCGCCGACTCGATGAGACCATCCCCTGGGCGAGCCTTCCGGCAACGGTGGACGGGAGCCCCACTCTCGGAGTCGCGGATGACACCCTCGAGCCGGTCGGCATCACCGACGGCCTGTTCGTCGTCTCGGGTCCGTTCCAGTCGGGTCGCACCACGGCGATGCGAACCATCATCCATGCCGTCACCGCGACGAGCCCGCCACTGCCCGCCTACCTCCTCAGTGCACGCCCGGGCGACCTCGCACACGCGACCGCATGGACCGCAGCGGGGACGGATGTCGACGACGCCGACGACCTCGCGAACCGACTCGCGATGGATCTGCAATCCGGCGCCGTGCCCGAAGCGCTGATCGTCATCGAGAGCAGCCCCGAGTTCGAGGCGACCGCGGCGGAAGGCTCGATCGCTCGTCTGCTGAAAACGGCGCGCCGCGCGCCCGGCATCCGCGTCGTCGTCGAAACGGATACCGTCACCGCGGGGGCGGCATGGCAGATCTTCACCGAGCTGAAGACCGCCCGGGGCGGCATCGTGCTGCAGCCCGAGGAGACCGACGGCGCGGGAATCTTCCGAGTGCCATTTCCCCGATCGACGCGCGCCGAGTTCCCCGTCGGCCGCGGGTTCCTCGTCACTTCCGGGAGAGTCCGCCGCGTTCACGTCGCACTTCCTCCTCGGTGA
- a CDS encoding WXG100 family type VII secretion target, which yields MNVTYGEMTSRADQLIAGRDEINTTLQRLQSQINALVSQGFVTDRSSGAYQEAYNRFNAGATNTIGGLNDLAAFLRTTAQTLQDVDTQIASRIGR from the coding sequence ATGAATGTCACATATGGCGAAATGACCTCCCGCGCCGACCAGCTCATCGCCGGTCGCGACGAGATCAACACCACCCTGCAGCGCCTGCAGTCGCAGATCAACGCACTGGTTTCTCAGGGTTTCGTGACGGATCGCTCATCGGGCGCATACCAAGAGGCGTACAACCGGTTCAACGCCGGAGCGACGAACACCATCGGCGGCCTGAACGACCTCGCCGCTTTCCTCCGCACCACCGCACAGACCCTGCAGGACGTCGACACCCAGATCGCCTCCCGCATCGGGCGCTGA
- a CDS encoding alpha/beta hydrolase: MAQWTTSDPGAGSPADIRASAGRRQSEAARTRDAQHNVSLAGAVAGDGWQGAAAGALSARTAALAAEMNALAGQAESDAGALRRYADEVETIKHQQNTLAARRGRLESQLRAAQHQDPVQPVLPDDPARRILERQMTGLRDQIAVLDAQFAALAQQRSAADGAAIMALTSSSSRGGLAAHPAVTSGSVSGIGLSDLAGMSELDLATLFHLHPELATQVQQNAGSAHEVAAWWAALSAIQRQNLVLGAPALIGNLEGVTYRARDVANRIVLDRRIAEEEARQKRLIAPPGGFTPTAPDVVVVSGDLIALRNIRDSLESPAGGGPRFLVSLTADSPPLAAVSIGDLDSADNVTYAVPGMGTTTAGMYDWAESAQNISDAQTRADATRSHAVVAWVGYKAPETPPASLDVFGVELAHAGATKLVTALEGFAALRTDAQLNVVAHSYGSTTAAAALSRPGVHVDSLAIVGSAGLPATIDSASDLHADQIFAGQAQDVMSIDPAGGDQWAWVGRLSEEHPVNPIDPSFGVKGFSVAGTNGMSPVTDHAVSTSEGNGYLDPGTESLRNVAFATVGKGSEVTPYEPPHLTPFQEALLSGLARGH, translated from the coding sequence ATGGCGCAATGGACGACATCGGATCCGGGGGCGGGAAGCCCGGCCGACATCCGTGCGAGCGCGGGCCGTAGGCAGAGCGAAGCCGCTCGCACCCGTGACGCCCAGCACAACGTGTCACTTGCCGGCGCTGTCGCGGGCGACGGGTGGCAGGGCGCGGCGGCCGGGGCGCTGAGCGCGCGGACCGCGGCCCTCGCGGCAGAGATGAACGCGCTCGCGGGCCAAGCCGAATCGGATGCTGGAGCGCTGCGTCGTTACGCGGATGAGGTGGAGACCATCAAGCATCAGCAGAACACCCTCGCAGCTCGGCGCGGACGACTCGAGAGCCAGCTGCGCGCCGCGCAGCACCAGGATCCGGTGCAGCCCGTCCTGCCCGATGATCCCGCCCGCCGGATTCTCGAGCGGCAGATGACCGGGCTGCGCGATCAGATCGCAGTGCTCGACGCCCAGTTCGCAGCGCTCGCGCAACAGCGTTCGGCGGCCGACGGCGCAGCGATCATGGCGCTGACGAGCTCGTCATCACGGGGAGGCTTGGCTGCGCACCCCGCAGTGACATCGGGATCCGTCAGCGGAATCGGGCTATCGGACCTCGCGGGCATGAGCGAACTCGACCTGGCAACGCTGTTTCATCTTCACCCCGAACTCGCGACTCAGGTGCAGCAGAACGCCGGAAGCGCTCACGAAGTCGCTGCGTGGTGGGCCGCGCTGTCAGCCATTCAGAGACAGAACCTCGTTCTGGGTGCACCCGCTCTCATCGGCAACCTCGAAGGCGTGACGTACCGTGCCCGAGACGTCGCAAACCGTATCGTCCTCGACCGACGCATCGCCGAGGAGGAAGCCAGGCAGAAGCGACTCATCGCACCGCCGGGAGGATTCACCCCGACCGCGCCGGACGTGGTGGTCGTATCCGGAGACCTCATAGCACTCCGCAACATCCGAGACTCGCTGGAGTCGCCTGCCGGGGGCGGGCCACGCTTTCTCGTCTCTCTCACGGCCGATAGCCCGCCGCTCGCAGCGGTATCGATCGGCGACCTGGACTCTGCTGACAATGTCACCTACGCGGTTCCCGGGATGGGGACCACCACCGCCGGAATGTATGACTGGGCGGAATCCGCACAGAACATCTCTGACGCGCAGACTCGCGCGGATGCGACCCGGTCTCATGCGGTGGTGGCGTGGGTCGGATACAAGGCCCCTGAAACCCCGCCAGCCAGCCTCGATGTTTTCGGGGTGGAGCTCGCACATGCCGGGGCGACGAAACTGGTCACCGCGCTCGAGGGGTTCGCGGCGCTGCGGACCGATGCGCAACTGAATGTCGTCGCGCACTCCTACGGAAGCACCACCGCGGCCGCGGCGCTGTCCCGACCCGGGGTTCATGTGGATAGTCTTGCCATAGTCGGGTCCGCGGGTCTGCCCGCCACCATCGACTCCGCCTCCGATCTGCATGCCGATCAGATATTCGCCGGACAAGCCCAAGATGTCATGAGCATCGACCCTGCCGGCGGCGACCAATGGGCTTGGGTGGGCAGGCTGTCGGAAGAGCACCCCGTGAACCCCATCGACCCCAGTTTCGGAGTGAAGGGATTCAGCGTGGCAGGAACCAACGGCATGAGCCCCGTCACCGACCACGCCGTCAGCACGTCCGAGGGCAACGGATACCTCGACCCAGGAACGGAATCTCTCCGTAATGTTGCATTCGCGACGGTGGGCAAAGGGTCAGAGGTCACGCCTTATGAGCCGCCCCACCTCACCCCCTTCCAAGAAGCGCTGCTGTCAGGACTCGCGCGTGGCCACTAA
- a CDS encoding SGNH/GDSL hydrolase family protein has translation MQTRSARPRRRTVWAVSAITAAVVALALTAVLRPWSAPTAAPVAAADGPVASVEAPPLSLASGARVLIFGDSWTYGSAASDPALGYAYVVAQRTGWTTIVDGVRGSGYLKPGIDGPSFGDRIAALDPALDPDLVIVQGSINDRKQGAAGYRDAVNAAWDDLAAIYPDARIVVLGPAPQVLPVEAETARIDRDLAELAGARGWWYLSPIAEDWITDANYGDVIDTSATGRDHPSTAGHAYLADRLAADVAAITEAPAVAAEPAPEPLVP, from the coding sequence GTGCAGACCCGAAGCGCCCGCCCCCGCCGCAGGACCGTGTGGGCTGTCTCGGCGATCACGGCTGCGGTCGTCGCGCTGGCGCTCACGGCCGTCCTGCGCCCCTGGTCGGCTCCGACAGCCGCTCCGGTGGCGGCTGCGGACGGACCGGTCGCCAGCGTCGAGGCGCCGCCCCTCTCGCTTGCGTCGGGGGCGCGCGTCCTGATCTTCGGCGACTCGTGGACCTACGGCTCCGCGGCATCCGATCCGGCGCTCGGCTACGCGTACGTCGTCGCACAGCGAACCGGCTGGACGACGATCGTCGACGGCGTTCGGGGCAGCGGGTATCTCAAGCCCGGTATCGACGGCCCCTCGTTCGGCGACCGCATCGCCGCTCTCGACCCCGCGCTCGACCCCGACCTCGTGATCGTCCAAGGATCGATCAACGATCGCAAGCAAGGCGCGGCCGGATACCGCGACGCTGTGAACGCGGCATGGGATGACCTCGCGGCGATCTATCCCGACGCGCGCATCGTCGTGCTCGGGCCCGCGCCGCAGGTGCTGCCGGTGGAGGCCGAGACGGCCCGCATCGACCGGGATCTCGCCGAGCTCGCCGGTGCCCGGGGCTGGTGGTATCTCTCCCCCATTGCGGAGGACTGGATCACCGACGCCAACTACGGCGACGTCATCGACACCAGCGCCACGGGCCGCGACCATCCCTCGACGGCGGGGCATGCGTATCTCGCCGATCGCCTCGCGGCCGATGTCGCGGCGATCACCGAAGCACCGGCGGTCGCCGCCGAGCCCGCCCCCGAGCCACTCGTTCCCTGA
- a CDS encoding alpha/beta fold hydrolase, with the protein MKRSTKLAIILPPVLLVAALAGALATTATVNAVATRDEAGRIEPYGQRVPVGGRELNVVVSGDHGQTIVLLPGLGTAAPGLDFAPLIDELDDTYRVVAVEPFGTGLSDQTDEPRTAENIAAEVHEALQQLGIERYVLAGHSISGVYALSYVEDYRDEVVAFVGIDSSVPGQPGADEPIATDAVVLLRDLGISRLLRGLADDPYDVEAYDDTTREQIRMLEARNTAAPTMIDEMGRVTDNFAEATGRTFPSDLPVLLFVVVDDSDVEGWVELHEAQAASVSRGVVVRMAGEHYLHRTLSAELADGIRAFLAGESVPGAAE; encoded by the coding sequence GTGAAGAGATCGACCAAGCTCGCCATCATCCTCCCGCCCGTGCTGCTCGTCGCCGCTCTCGCCGGGGCCCTCGCGACGACCGCGACGGTCAACGCCGTCGCCACGCGAGACGAGGCCGGCCGGATCGAGCCGTACGGGCAGCGTGTGCCGGTCGGCGGGCGTGAGCTGAACGTCGTCGTGAGCGGCGACCACGGGCAGACGATCGTGCTCCTCCCCGGGCTCGGAACGGCGGCACCCGGCCTCGACTTCGCCCCGCTCATCGATGAGCTCGACGACACCTACCGCGTCGTCGCGGTCGAGCCGTTCGGGACGGGACTGAGCGATCAGACCGACGAGCCGCGCACCGCTGAGAACATCGCCGCCGAGGTGCACGAGGCGCTGCAGCAGCTGGGCATCGAGCGGTACGTGCTGGCGGGGCACTCGATCTCGGGTGTGTACGCCCTGTCGTACGTCGAGGACTACCGCGACGAGGTGGTCGCCTTCGTCGGGATCGACAGCAGCGTTCCCGGCCAGCCAGGCGCCGATGAGCCCATCGCGACCGACGCCGTCGTGCTGCTGCGAGACCTCGGGATCAGCCGACTTCTGCGGGGCCTCGCTGACGATCCCTACGACGTCGAGGCCTACGACGACACGACGCGGGAGCAGATCCGCATGCTCGAAGCTCGGAACACCGCGGCGCCCACGATGATCGACGAGATGGGGCGGGTGACGGACAACTTCGCCGAGGCGACCGGACGCACGTTCCCATCCGACCTCCCGGTGCTCCTGTTCGTCGTGGTCGATGATTCCGACGTCGAGGGCTGGGTTGAGCTGCACGAGGCGCAGGCGGCTTCGGTATCGCGGGGTGTGGTGGTCCGGATGGCCGGGGAGCACTACCTGCACCGGACTCTGTCGGCGGAACTCGCCGACGGCATCCGGGCATTCCTCGCAGGGGAGAGCGTGCCGGGCGCCGCGGAGTGA
- a CDS encoding transcriptional regulator, which produces MSHPRKDIDALIHSPVRFSLLAALRNLEDVDFRFLADLLEVSDSTLSQTLTVLADAGLVEVRKEAVGRRTRTWVGITDAGREAFARHLETLQAIVESGSVNPPAAAPEPAPEHKDTPA; this is translated from the coding sequence ATGAGTCATCCCCGGAAGGACATCGATGCGCTCATCCACTCACCCGTGCGCTTCTCTCTGCTCGCGGCCCTCCGCAATCTCGAAGACGTCGACTTCCGCTTCCTCGCCGATCTGCTCGAGGTGAGCGACTCGACTCTGTCGCAGACGCTCACCGTGCTCGCCGACGCGGGTCTGGTCGAGGTGCGGAAGGAAGCGGTCGGCCGGCGCACGCGCACGTGGGTCGGCATCACGGACGCCGGTCGCGAGGCGTTCGCCCGCCACCTGGAGACGCTGCAGGCGATCGTCGAATCCGGCTCCGTGAACCCACCGGCAGCGGCACCCGAACCGGCCCCCGAACACAAGGACACCCCCGCATGA
- a CDS encoding WXG100 family type VII secretion target, producing the protein MNVTYGEMTSRADQLIAGRDEINTTLQRLQSQINALVTQGFVTDRSSGAYQEAYNRFNAGATNTIGGLNDLAAFLRTTAQTLQDVDTQIASRIGR; encoded by the coding sequence ATGAATGTCACATATGGCGAAATGACCTCCCGCGCCGACCAGCTCATCGCCGGTCGCGACGAAATCAACACCACCCTGCAGCGCCTGCAATCGCAGATCAACGCGCTCGTCACCCAGGGCTTCGTCACCGACCGGTCTTCGGGCGCATACCAAGAGGCATACAACCGGTTCAACGCCGGAGCAACCAACACCATCGGCGGCCTGAACGACCTCGCCGCGTTCCTCCGCACCACCGCCCAGACCCTGCAGGACGTCGACACCCAGATCGCCTCCCGCATCGGCCGCTGA
- a CDS encoding RidA family protein: MSKTVTLIRASSLSDAAEYAYAATAPADARLIFLAGSCPLAADGSTVGVGDYAAQAASCIENMTVALSAAGASIEDVISTRVLVASSSQADLVTAWEVVRDAFGDHDVPSTLLGVTVLGYDDQLVEIEAVAAVRD; the protein is encoded by the coding sequence TCCCTCTCGGATGCCGCCGAATACGCGTACGCCGCCACCGCCCCCGCGGATGCACGCCTCATCTTCCTCGCCGGGTCCTGCCCGCTCGCCGCGGACGGATCGACGGTCGGCGTCGGCGACTACGCCGCGCAGGCGGCATCCTGCATCGAGAACATGACGGTGGCGCTGAGCGCGGCCGGAGCGAGCATCGAGGACGTCATCAGCACCCGCGTGCTCGTCGCCTCGAGCTCGCAGGCCGACCTCGTGACGGCCTGGGAGGTCGTGCGCGATGCCTTCGGAGACCATGACGTGCCGAGCACGCTGCTGGGCGTGACGGTGCTGGGGTACGACGACCAGCTCGTCGAGATCGAAGCGGTCGCCGCCGTCCGCGACTGA
- a CDS encoding YybH family protein — protein sequence MTASETLARYIAATNTHDFDEVQQLLDASAVYYFGDATCTGLAAVRAYFERTWALIPDEEYGAEDITWVVDAADAAVAVYTYRWSGHIDGQTRSGSGRATNVFHRTDSGWRLVHEHLSAGPAEAAGAGSDGDDICHSDR from the coding sequence GTGACAGCATCCGAGACTCTCGCGCGCTACATCGCCGCGACGAACACGCACGACTTCGACGAGGTGCAGCAGCTGCTCGACGCGAGCGCCGTCTACTACTTCGGCGATGCCACCTGCACCGGGCTCGCGGCCGTGCGCGCCTACTTCGAGCGGACTTGGGCACTGATCCCCGACGAGGAGTACGGCGCGGAGGACATCACGTGGGTCGTGGATGCCGCCGACGCAGCGGTGGCCGTCTACACGTACCGCTGGAGCGGACACATCGACGGACAGACCCGCAGCGGTTCCGGTCGGGCGACCAACGTCTTCCACCGGACCGACTCGGGTTGGCGCCTGGTGCACGAGCACCTGAGCGCAGGCCCCGCGGAGGCCGCTGGCGCAGGCAGCGACGGCGATGACATATGTCACTCCGATCGATGA
- a CDS encoding GNAT family N-acetyltransferase, whose amino-acid sequence MTSHLRLAAENELDAAADALAAAFENYPWTRHVIPDDDYAWRLRELQLVYLRHAHAHGFVGITGPADGVIAVLPPDAPEPEPAAVDRIVQLHGDRLGRLGDSEGASPEPGSWRIETVGVLPARQGRGLASELIRFALAEGARRGAGRFALDTSDERNVRLYERHGFTVVSRVDPPDGPPVWGMSAVVADAAPANGRTRA is encoded by the coding sequence ATGACATCTCACCTCCGACTCGCCGCCGAGAACGAACTGGATGCCGCCGCCGACGCGCTCGCGGCGGCGTTCGAGAACTACCCGTGGACGCGTCACGTCATCCCCGACGATGACTACGCGTGGCGGCTCCGTGAGCTGCAGCTCGTCTACCTGCGGCACGCGCACGCCCACGGCTTCGTCGGGATCACGGGCCCGGCCGACGGCGTGATCGCCGTCTTGCCGCCCGATGCGCCCGAGCCGGAGCCCGCCGCCGTCGACCGCATCGTCCAGCTGCACGGCGACCGGCTCGGGCGGCTCGGCGACTCCGAGGGCGCGTCGCCCGAGCCCGGGTCATGGCGCATCGAGACTGTCGGCGTGCTGCCGGCACGCCAGGGGCGCGGTCTCGCGTCCGAGCTCATCCGATTCGCGCTCGCCGAGGGTGCGCGGCGGGGAGCCGGCCGATTCGCCCTCGACACGTCCGACGAGCGCAACGTGCGGCTGTACGAACGACACGGCTTCACGGTCGTCTCACGGGTCGACCCGCCGGACGGGCCGCCGGTGTGGGGGATGAGCGCCGTCGTCGCCGACGCCGCTCCGGCGAACGGGAGGACCCGGGCGTGA